AGCTTGCGGAGGCCAGTATCTAACCCACGAGGTTCCGATAATGTCATTATAAGGCAAGGGGCCCCATTGTCGGGAATCGCTACTTCTTTCCCTGTTATCCCCCATCACAAAGTAATCATTATCCGGAATCTTATAAACTTGACCGTCAGCTAAAAACGATTTTCCTGTTGTAACAACATTGGAGTCAATATAAACCTCGCTTAAAAGAAAGCCGTCGGGGTTATCTTGATTGTAAATTTTTACCAACCCGTTAGTCAATTGAATAGATTCCCTGGGAAGACCAATTATCCTTTTAATGTAGTCATATTGAGGGGCGTTGGGATACTTAAAGACTATGACA
This window of the Patescibacteria group bacterium genome carries:
- the lepB gene encoding signal peptidase I; this encodes MNILSSLGSFILDILETLVVSLAIFVVTYVFVAQVHQVKGDSMLNNFRDGEQIITNKLTYKFREPKRGDVIVFKYPNAPQYDYIKRIIGLPRESIQLTNGLVKIYNQDNPDGFLLSEVYIDSNVVTTGKSFLADGQVYKIPDNDYFVMGDNRERSSDSRQWGPLPYNDIIGTSWVRYWPPQALALIESPKY